From the genome of Euryarchaeota archaeon:
CCGAGCGAGCCGGTCCAACCGGCGGCCGCCCCCGAGCAATTGGAGTTGGAACTCGTCCGAGAGGAGAGCGACGCGAAGGACCTCGCGGCCCCCGAAACCCATCTGGAAAGGGAGGCCGCTCTCGCGGCCACGGACCCAAGCGTCCAATGGAAGAGAGACGGGCGCGTGTGGCGACGGGAACCCGACGCCACGGAGCCCCGCTTCGAGAGGCGCCGCCTTGACGCACAGGGGAATATCGTCGACGAGGGGCCCGCCGACGGGCGTGACTTCGGCCTCGAGCCACAACGCCCGGCAGGGTTCTTGAGCCGCTTCGCTGACGAACGCGAAGCCGTGCGTGCCCCCGCGCCCGCCGGGAAAGGGATCCTTTCCGGTGCCAAGTTGCCGCCTATCTTCGCACGGAAAGGCACCGGCGAGGCGGCCATGTCAGAAACCGTTCCGGCAGAGTCGCCACCCGCACACGAAGCCGCGAAGAGCCCTGGAAAACCTAAGATCCTGTTCAAGCTGCCCGCCCTTGGAAAAAGGAAGAGCCCTGCTCCACCGGCACCCATGTCAAGCCCTCCATCTCCCTCCGGCGGACCCCCCGCCATCGGCAAGGCGCCACGCAAGAAAAAGCGACGCGGCCTGGGGATAATCGTCGTCATTGTGGTGGTCGCTCTGCTTCTTGCCGTCGTCGTCCTACCAGCAGGGCTCGGGCTCGATCCCACGGGCGTGGGCTCGCGCCTTGGCCTAGTGCGTGGTGGAGGGGGCGGCGGGGCCGGCGGCTTCAACCCATTCGCGCCGGCGGTCCCGGTCGCGAAGATCCGCGTCGAATCCCCGACGGTGGCAGCGGGCGCTGAAGTCGAATTCGACGGCGCCGGGTCGTTCGACCCGGCGAACTCGGGCCTCCAATATTCCTGGGATTTCGGCGATGGCTCGGCGATGGCGACGGAAAGCATCGCGACGCACGTGTACGCCGCGACTGGTGCCTTCACCGTCAAGCTCACACTGAAAAGCGGCAAAGGTGCGACCGCCACTGCGACGCAACCCATGACCGTCCTGGCGGCGCCCGTTGCGTCCTTTGTGGTCCTAGCCAACAATTCCGCCATCTCGCCGACGAACCCCGCATTCGAGAAGATCACCCAGGTCACCCTGGACGCAACCGCAAGTTCGAGCGCCAACGGGGCGATCACAAGCTACGTGTGGCGCTTCCAGGACTCGACGACCTCGAGCGGAAAACAGGTGACCAGGACGTTTCCGACGTTCGGGGCAAGCGAGGTCGAATTGACGGTGGTCGACGCCGCCGGCCTTCAGACGGTTTCGAAGACACGCATCCCCATCTCGTTACGTGACACCAGGACCTCCGAGGTCCCTGCCTCCCAACAGGCCCCTTCGTTTTCGAACGAGACTTTCAGCGTCCTTGAATCGAAGACCCAGGGTTTCACGCCTGTCAGTGTGCGGGTCTCGCTCGTCTTCAACCCGGCCGTGGCCACGGACAACACGGTCATCACGCCGCCGGGGCAAGTGAACCCGAACAACCTCGACCTCCGACTTCTCGATCGGGATCTCGCGGTGGTGGGGACGAGCGCCACCGACGGAAGCCCCGAGGAAGTAACGGTCGCCAACCCGAAGGCCTTCGTCCTCGGGCAATGGACGGCGGAGATACGGCGCAACCAGGGCGGGGCCAACCCGCACCCGTACTCGATAACGATAGAGGTCGTCTATTCCGTGCTAGCGTGATCAGGGGGGCCGTCGCGCAGGGGCACCGCTGCCTTTCAGATGCCGAGCAGGTTGCGGGCGATGACCAGGCGCTGGACCTCGCTCGTCCCTTCGTAGATCTGCGTCACCTTCACGTCCCTGAAGTACCGTTCGACGACGGCGTCCGTCGTGTAACCTGTCCCGCCATGGACTTGGACGGCTTTCACGGCGATCCGCATCGCGCTTTCCGTCGCAAGCAGTTTCGCCATCGACGCCTCCTTCGTGAACCGCCTGCCTTTGTTCTTCAAGTCGGCGGCGCGTAGTATCATCAGGCGGGACGCCTCGATCTCGGTCGCCATGTCCGCTATCGGGAAGGCAACCCCTTCGTTGGCCCCGATCGCTTTGCCGAACTGTTCCCGGCGGCGCGCATAGTCCAAGGAGTCCTCGAGGCAGGCCCTTGCTATCCCCACGGCCTGGGACGCGATCCCCAGGCGGGAGGCGTCGAGTGCCCTCATCGCTATCTTGAACCCCTCGTTTTCCTCCCCAAGGCGGTTGGCCGCCGGCACTTCACAGTCGTTGAAGTGCATCTCCACGGTGTTACTGCCCCTGATCCCCATCTTCTCCACGTGAGCGCCCACGATGACACCGGGCGTCTCCCTTTCCACGACGAAGGCCGAGATCCCGCGGGTCCCCGAATCGGTGGACGTCTTCGCCATGACTATGTAGAGGCCCGCGTGCGCCCCGTTCGTGATCCACGCCTTGGTCCCGTTTATCCGGTAGACGTCGTCGTGCCTTTCGGCCGTCGTGGTCATGGACCCGACGTCGGAACCAGAACCGGGCTCTGAAAGGCAGAACGCGCCCAACCTCTCGCCGCTTGCAAGAGGCGGGAGGAACCTCCGTTTCTGCTCCTTGTTGCCAGCGTCCATGATCGGGTGGGTAACGATGGACGTGTGGACGCCGTAGGTCACGGACGTCGCAGCGCAGTGACGCGCCAGCTCCTCCATGATGTGGCAGTAGGTCACGTAGTCGAGGCCTGCGCCGCCGTACTCGGGGGGCGTGAGGGGCCCGAGAAGGCCCAGTTTCGCCATCTCAGCGAGAGTCTCCTTTGGAAAGGCCTCGTCCTCGTCCGTGCGTTTGGCGCGGGGTGCAACGTGGTCGAGCGCGAATTGCCGCACCATCTTGAGGACGGCGGATTGGTCCGCCGAAAGCTCGAAGTCCAGTCAACCACCCCGATACGCGGGCTTGCGTTTCGCTAGGAACGCCCCCATGCCTTCCTTCTGGTCGTCCGTTGCGAACGTGAGGCCGAAAAGCTCGCGTTCAACGCCGAGCCCCGCTTCTAGCCCGAGCGACTGGCCGGTCTGGATCGCCTTCTTCGCGAAGGCCACCGCCACGGGCCCCGTCGCGGCAATCTTCTCCACCAAGCGTAGACACGATGGGATGAGCTCCTCGGGTTCGACCACGGCGTTGAGAAGGCCGTGTCCGAGCGCCTCCGTCGCTTTCAACCGGTCGCCCGTGAAGATCAGTTCCTTGGCCTTGGCCTCGCCAATGATCCGGGGCAATCGTTGCGTGCCGCCGAAGCCGGGGATCGTCGCCAGGGTGGTCTCTGGAAGTCCGAGCACCGCGTTCGACGATGCGATGCGGATGTCGCACGCGAGCGCGAGTTCGAGGCCTCCGCCGAGCGCGTAGCCGTTGATCGCCGCGATTGTGGGCTTTGCGCTCGAAAGCATCGCCACGACCAATGCCTGCCCTCGGCTGGAGTACTCCCTCGCATCGATGGGTGTCATTGCCTTCATCTCCGCGATGTCCCCCCCGGCCACGAACGATTTGGTGCCGGCGCCCGTGAAGATCACCGCACGCGTCCCGGCTCTTCCCTCGGCCGCTCGAAACGCTTGGGTCAGCTCGTCGATCGTCTTCGTGTTGAGTGCGTTGAGGGCTTCCGGCCGGTTGATCATGATCACCGAAGCGGCACCCATTTCCATGACTTCGACCGCCATGATATCGCCTCCCGATGACCGGACACGTTATAGGGTTTTCCTGGGTCACGGTAGGCGAGGTCGCGGGCCTTGGTCGTAGCAGCGCGAAGACCGGGAAGGCCGTTGCCTTGCTCATCAGCCCCGGCGCGCATCTTGCGGGTCGGACAGCGCCCTTCCGGACGGACATCGTTATGTACGTGGATGAAAATCGTCCGACCGTAACCCCCTTGTTCAAGAGAGTACTGGTCGCGAACCGGGGCGAGATCGCGGTTCGCGTGATGAGGACGCTTCGAAGGCTTAGGATACAAAGCGTCGCCATGTATTCCGACGCGGACGCGAGGACGTTGCACACGCGATCCGCCACCGAGGCGCATCCCCTTCGAGGGACGTTGCCCGCCGAGACGTATCTTGACCAAGAGAAGATCCTCGAGATCGCCAAGACAACAGGCGCCGATGCCGTGCATCCGGGGTACGGCTTCCTCTCCGAGAACCCGTCCTTCGCGGCGGCCGTGGAGGCGGCAGGGATGAGCTTTATCGGTCCGTCCCCGTCGGCGATGATGGCACTCGGTGACAAGGTGAAGGGAAGGGCCGCCGCCTCGAAAGCGGGTCTCCCCGTGGCGCCGGGGAGCCTTGCCGGCCTTGCCGACGCGGAAGAGGCCTCGACGGAGGCGAGCCGGATCGGTTTCCCGGTGATACTGAAGGCTTCGGGCGGCGGCGGTGGGATAGGGATGCGCATAGTCAGGACGCCGCAGGACATGGCTCGCGAATTCGCCGCGGCGAAGGCCACGGCCGATTCTGCGTTCAAGGGGAGCGCGGTCTTCGTCGAGAAGTTCATAGAGCGCCCGCGTCACATCGAATTCCAGTTCATCGCGGATTCCCACGGGAATTGCGTGTACTTCCCGGAGCGTGAGTGTAGTGTCCAGCGACGGTACCAGAAACTCATCGAGGAGTCCCCGTCGCCGGGTGTTTCCGACGTGGAGCGACGGCGAATAGGTGCGCTAGTGACGCGGCTTGCCCTCGACGTGGGGTACGAGAACGCGGGCACTGCCGAATTCCTCCTCTCCGACGGCTCGTTCTACTTCAACGAGGTGAATGCCCGGCTCCAGGTCGAACACCCCGTCACGGAGGCCGTCTGCGGCGTCGACCTCGTGGAGCTGCAGCTGCGCGTTGCGGCTGGAGAGGCGCTTCCCATCAGGCAAGACGCGATCGCCGCGCGCGGCCACGCAATAGAGTGCCGGATCAACGCGGAGGACGTCAGCCGTGATTTCGCCCCTTCCCCGGGGCACGTGCGCGTTTACGAAGCGCCCTCTGGTCCTTTCGTCCGCGTCGACGGTTTTCTGGCGGCGGGCGACGACGTGGTGGAGCACTACGACTCGTTGATCGCCAAGGCCATCGCGTGGGCGCCGACGCGGGACGAGGCGATCGACCGCATGAGGGCGCTTCTCGAAGACTTCCGCATCGAAGGGCCCGCGACGACGCTCCCCTTCCATCTTGCCGCGATGGGGGACCCAGGATTCCGGGCCGGACGGCTCTCGACAAGCTTTGTCGATGAATCGGGCATCCCCGCTCGGCTCAAGGCCGACGCCGACGCGAGGGCCGCGAGGATGACGCGGCTTGCCGCAGCGTTGGCCGCCGACATTCACGCGAACCCGTCGGGCGCCATCCGCTTGATGGACCGGCCGCACCGGGGATCCCCGGGGTCGAAGTGGGCGAACGCGGGGCGAGCGCGCCAAATGCGCGGGGGGAAGAGAGCGTGAGGTACTCCATTCTCATCGATGGCCATGAGTTCACGGCGTTCGTCCGACGCCTGGGCGCCGGGTTCCAAGTGGAGGTGAACGGCACCGAGGTCGAGGTCGTCCTCAAGGACGGCGTCTGGCACGTGGATGGCGTTGCGACACCGCTTACAGTCATCGGCGACCGGCTCGAGAGCGACGGGTCGGCCGTCGATGTACGCCTGCTTGCCGTGGGACGAGGGGAAGGCAGGCACGTGCATGGTTCGGGCGAGGTGCGTCCACCGTTGCCCGGAAAGGTGGTGGCGTTACGTGTCGCGGAGGGTGACGAGGTCAAGGTCGGAGAGACCCTGGTGGTCCTCGAGGCGATGAAGATGCAAAACGAGATCACCTCGCCTCGCGCTGGCCGCGTTGTGAGCGTCGGAGCAAAGGTGGGCGACACGGTGGACCCCACCACGGTGCTCGTCACCATCGCTTGAAGCGGATCGTCTTGGTCGCAATCGGTCGAAGCGGGGCGCCGCGACGCCGCACCTCGGAACCGGAACTCCTGTCCGCTCCCCGCGCGCTAGTGATAGTGTGTTTTGTCCGCAAAGCCCGACTGCGAAACCTCGTGAGAGCGTGTGCTCTCGCGGGAAAGCGGACGTTTTTCCATACGAATCTTCGAAGCTGATCAGATTCTGTCACCATCGAAGGTTACAGTGAATCGATGATAAGCGCGACCGCCGATGCCTTTATGGAGAAGGAGAGGAGGGGCGACGTTGAATCATCGCGCGGAAGGCATCGAGAGGCTCGTAAAGTACGGACTCACACAGTACGAGGCAAGAGCGTACCTGGGGCTTCTCAACATCGGGGGCAAGGCGACGGCGAGGGAAGTGTGCAGCCTCACTCGCATCCCGCGCACCAAGATCTATTCGGTGCTGGATGAACTGGAGCGTAAGCAACTCGCCGTCGCCATCTCTGACAAACCGCGCATCTACGAGGGCGTCCCGATAAACCTTTACCTCAAGAATTTCGAGGACAGGACGCGGGTCGCCTTGGCGAAGCTCGAGGAGGACAGGAAGACCATGGCGGGATCGAAGCAAGGGCCCGCCGAGCTTGCGAGGCGCCGCAGCAACTTCAACACGGTCAAGGGGCGGCGTAACGTCATCCAGAAGAAGCTTGACATGCTCCACCGCTGCGAGACCGACGTCTTCGAGCGCGGTACGGTAGGATCCGGCGTCAGGCTTGCAAACCTTCTCGAGCAGTATTCGGAGGCGGCCGCACGGGGCGTAAGGGTGCGATACCTCGGGCCAGTGACCACGGAGAATTCGGCGCAGCTACGTCTTTTTGGGACGTTCGCGATGCTTCGAAACGACCTCTTGGGAGGTGCGGCGTCGGAGACCATCATCATCGATTCGAAGGAGATCCTCATCACCCATTTTGTGCCCGACGACGGCGAGATGCTGAAAGGCGACGATGCGGCGATCTATAGCGACGATGAGGGTTTCGTGTCCGACATGGCCCGGACCCTTGAGCGGGCCTGGGAAGCCGGCGCGGCGGAGGATCTCGTCCGCAAAGCACCGGGGCGAGCCCAATCGTCGCGTGGAATCCACATGGGCCGCTAGGTCGGTGCGGCCCGTGAGACCGAGGCGTCCATAAGTGGCCCCTATGGACGCGCATACCTTTGGACCGTTCCCCCTCGGCTTGCTTCAGCTGAACGAGCGGGAAACGGGCTGCAGACTCATGGGCCAAATGCCGTTATCTTGAAGCCCGGTCCGCGAACGCGTCGAGGGCACCCGAGAGCACCCGGATCGCCGCGAGATACTCTTCGAGGTCGAGGCGTTCGAGCGGCGTATGGTCGAGCGAAGAGTCTCCCGGCCCATACGCGATGATAGGCACGCCCGGGTGCGCCTTCGAAAGGATGTTCATGTCGGCGGTGCCGGTCTTCTTGAGAAACGTCGGAGCGATGCCGTTGGCGCGCATCGATGAAATCAT
Proteins encoded in this window:
- a CDS encoding biotin/lipoyl-binding protein, yielding MRYSILIDGHEFTAFVRRLGAGFQVEVNGTEVEVVLKDGVWHVDGVATPLTVIGDRLESDGSAVDVRLLAVGRGEGRHVHGSGEVRPPLPGKVVALRVAEGDEVKVGETLVVLEAMKMQNEITSPRAGRVVSVGAKVGDTVDPTTVLVTIA
- a CDS encoding acyl-CoA dehydrogenase family protein → MDFELSADQSAVLKMVRQFALDHVAPRAKRTDEDEAFPKETLAEMAKLGLLGPLTPPEYGGAGLDYVTYCHIMEELARHCAATSVTYGVHTSIVTHPIMDAGNKEQKRRFLPPLASGERLGAFCLSEPGSGSDVGSMTTTAERHDDVYRINGTKAWITNGAHAGLYIVMAKTSTDSGTRGISAFVVERETPGVIVGAHVEKMGIRGSNTVEMHFNDCEVPAANRLGEENEGFKIAMRALDASRLGIASQAVGIARACLEDSLDYARRREQFGKAIGANEGVAFPIADMATEIEASRLMILRAADLKNKGRRFTKEASMAKLLATESAMRIAVKAVQVHGGTGYTTDAVVERYFRDVKVTQIYEGTSEVQRLVIARNLLGI
- a CDS encoding enoyl-CoA hydratase/isomerase family protein, yielding MAVEVMEMGAASVIMINRPEALNALNTKTIDELTQAFRAAEGRAGTRAVIFTGAGTKSFVAGGDIAEMKAMTPIDAREYSSRGQALVVAMLSSAKPTIAAINGYALGGGLELALACDIRIASSNAVLGLPETTLATIPGFGGTQRLPRIIGEAKAKELIFTGDRLKATEALGHGLLNAVVEPEELIPSCLRLVEKIAATGPVAVAFAKKAIQTGQSLGLEAGLGVERELFGLTFATDDQKEGMGAFLAKRKPAYRGG
- a CDS encoding ATP-grasp domain-containing protein, giving the protein MFKRVLVANRGEIAVRVMRTLRRLRIQSVAMYSDADARTLHTRSATEAHPLRGTLPAETYLDQEKILEIAKTTGADAVHPGYGFLSENPSFAAAVEAAGMSFIGPSPSAMMALGDKVKGRAAASKAGLPVAPGSLAGLADAEEASTEASRIGFPVILKASGGGGGIGMRIVRTPQDMAREFAAAKATADSAFKGSAVFVEKFIERPRHIEFQFIADSHGNCVYFPERECSVQRRYQKLIEESPSPGVSDVERRRIGALVTRLALDVGYENAGTAEFLLSDGSFYFNEVNARLQVEHPVTEAVCGVDLVELQLRVAAGEALPIRQDAIAARGHAIECRINAEDVSRDFAPSPGHVRVYEAPSGPFVRVDGFLAAGDDVVEHYDSLIAKAIAWAPTRDEAIDRMRALLEDFRIEGPATTLPFHLAAMGDPGFRAGRLSTSFVDESGIPARLKADADARAARMTRLAAALAADIHANPSGAIRLMDRPHRGSPGSKWANAGRARQMRGGKRA
- a CDS encoding PKD domain-containing protein; its protein translation is MAALDILMGCAPAREEAALTTVFQGVAGALKPKSLLSVPLSGNENRKMAKKDKSLEDLDAELARLEAELKDLESGKPPPAKPESGKKAKKEKPPKPAKAGPPTATLPKEGPKRDLPKLPKVGLGGLGKLKLPARPGKPGPVTPSEPVQPAAAPEQLELELVREESDAKDLAAPETHLEREAALAATDPSVQWKRDGRVWRREPDATEPRFERRRLDAQGNIVDEGPADGRDFGLEPQRPAGFLSRFADEREAVRAPAPAGKGILSGAKLPPIFARKGTGEAAMSETVPAESPPAHEAAKSPGKPKILFKLPALGKRKSPAPPAPMSSPPSPSGGPPAIGKAPRKKKRRGLGIIVVIVVVALLLAVVVLPAGLGLDPTGVGSRLGLVRGGGGGGAGGFNPFAPAVPVAKIRVESPTVAAGAEVEFDGAGSFDPANSGLQYSWDFGDGSAMATESIATHVYAATGAFTVKLTLKSGKGATATATQPMTVLAAPVASFVVLANNSAISPTNPAFEKITQVTLDATASSSANGAITSYVWRFQDSTTSSGKQVTRTFPTFGASEVELTVVDAAGLQTVSKTRIPISLRDTRTSEVPASQQAPSFSNETFSVLESKTQGFTPVSVRVSLVFNPAVATDNTVITPPGQVNPNNLDLRLLDRDLAVVGTSATDGSPEEVTVANPKAFVLGQWTAEIRRNQGGANPHPYSITIEVVYSVLA
- a CDS encoding TrmB family transcriptional regulator, whose amino-acid sequence is MNHRAEGIERLVKYGLTQYEARAYLGLLNIGGKATAREVCSLTRIPRTKIYSVLDELERKQLAVAISDKPRIYEGVPINLYLKNFEDRTRVALAKLEEDRKTMAGSKQGPAELARRRSNFNTVKGRRNVIQKKLDMLHRCETDVFERGTVGSGVRLANLLEQYSEAAARGVRVRYLGPVTTENSAQLRLFGTFAMLRNDLLGGAASETIIIDSKEILITHFVPDDGEMLKGDDAAIYSDDEGFVSDMARTLERAWEAGAAEDLVRKAPGRAQSSRGIHMGR